Proteins found in one Bremerella volcania genomic segment:
- a CDS encoding DUF1553 domain-containing protein: protein MPTSTFVPGVFVQAAMLLLVVCVLTARTVQAAPPSSQDLAFFESKIRPLLVTHCVDCHGAETQESSLRVDTMSGMLGGGESGAAVIPKDPKHSLLLAAVRYDNQHLKMPPDGKMTDGQIKLLQQWIEMGAPHPDQLDKGGIQPRRAPIDWKAAREYWAFRPVTRPEVPKSNAAHPIDAFIHAALDQQGLVPNGPADRRTLIRRATFDLTGIPPTPDEVNAFLADESPEAFAKVIDRLLASPGYGERWGRHWLDVVRYADSNGLDENQAFVDAWRYRNYVIDALNEDKPFDRFVMEQVAGDLLAKESAEQDDYDSTIATGFLTLGPKVLAEKDTVKMEMDIIDEQIDTLGQAFLGLTIACARCHDHKFDPISTADYYALAGIFKSTQSMQSLKTIAQYNEKVLATAEEIERKAKLDETKKEKLAQLDKLVKEAKQTHPDSQEEAYPEEIRTQLTALRQEIAALTEQASELPTAMAVQEGTPQSVRIHVRGSHLILGQQVARGVPVVLQRSEPLTIGDGESGRLQLAQWLVHADNPLTARVAVNRVWRWHFGTGLVPSTDNFGKLGEAPTHPQLLDWLAAQFVADGWSLKKLHRQIMLSDTYQRSSRVNADNAAIDPENHGYWRANVQRLEAEALRDSLLQVSGQLDPTQGTSMLTVDKWKLVFDHTSKDDTSYDSKRRSIYLPVIRNNLYDEFALFDFATADTTQGDRATSTVAPQALFTLNSPLFLDAAEALADRLHKQVPGDDRMRVDLLYQLTLSRRPHDREVTRLLSTVDQLEVALQGQMDAGQAKQQAWAAACQCVLASNEFMYVQ from the coding sequence ATGCCGACATCGACCTTCGTGCCTGGGGTGTTCGTTCAAGCGGCGATGCTGCTGCTTGTGGTATGCGTTTTGACTGCTCGCACCGTGCAAGCCGCGCCGCCCAGTTCACAGGATCTGGCCTTCTTCGAATCGAAGATCCGTCCACTGTTGGTCACGCACTGCGTCGATTGCCACGGGGCTGAGACGCAGGAAAGCTCGCTCCGCGTTGATACCATGTCCGGCATGCTGGGTGGCGGAGAATCAGGCGCCGCGGTGATTCCCAAGGACCCGAAGCACAGCCTGCTTCTGGCCGCGGTGCGGTACGACAACCAGCATCTGAAGATGCCGCCCGACGGCAAGATGACTGACGGGCAGATCAAGCTGCTGCAGCAGTGGATCGAAATGGGAGCCCCCCACCCCGATCAACTCGACAAGGGAGGCATCCAGCCGAGACGCGCGCCGATCGATTGGAAAGCGGCCCGCGAGTATTGGGCGTTTCGTCCCGTGACGCGGCCGGAGGTGCCGAAGTCGAACGCTGCGCATCCGATCGACGCGTTCATTCATGCGGCGCTGGATCAGCAAGGGCTCGTACCCAATGGTCCGGCCGATCGGCGGACGCTCATCCGCCGGGCCACGTTCGATTTAACCGGCATTCCCCCGACGCCGGACGAAGTGAACGCGTTTCTGGCGGATGAGTCGCCTGAGGCGTTTGCCAAGGTGATCGATCGTTTGCTGGCATCCCCTGGTTACGGCGAGCGCTGGGGACGCCACTGGCTGGACGTCGTGCGGTACGCCGATAGTAACGGCCTGGACGAGAACCAGGCGTTCGTCGATGCCTGGCGGTATCGTAACTACGTGATCGACGCGCTGAACGAAGACAAACCATTCGACCGGTTCGTCATGGAACAGGTCGCCGGCGATCTGCTGGCGAAAGAGTCGGCCGAGCAAGACGACTACGACTCGACGATCGCGACTGGCTTTCTGACGCTGGGCCCCAAGGTGCTGGCCGAGAAAGACACCGTAAAGATGGAGATGGACATCATCGACGAGCAGATCGATACGCTTGGTCAGGCGTTTCTCGGTCTGACGATCGCGTGTGCCCGGTGCCACGATCACAAGTTCGATCCGATCTCGACCGCCGACTACTACGCGCTGGCCGGCATCTTCAAAAGCACGCAGTCGATGCAGTCGCTCAAGACGATTGCCCAGTACAACGAGAAGGTGTTGGCGACCGCCGAGGAAATCGAGCGCAAGGCAAAGCTTGACGAGACAAAGAAGGAAAAGCTGGCCCAACTCGACAAGTTAGTCAAAGAAGCTAAGCAGACACATCCCGACAGTCAGGAAGAAGCGTATCCGGAAGAGATTCGCACGCAGCTGACCGCGCTTCGTCAAGAGATCGCCGCGTTGACCGAGCAGGCATCCGAGTTGCCAACCGCGATGGCGGTTCAAGAAGGAACGCCTCAGAGCGTACGAATCCACGTCCGCGGGAGTCACTTGATCTTGGGGCAGCAGGTAGCACGCGGCGTGCCGGTTGTCCTTCAGCGTAGTGAGCCGCTGACGATTGGCGACGGCGAAAGTGGTCGCCTGCAACTGGCCCAGTGGTTGGTTCATGCGGACAACCCGCTGACGGCCCGCGTGGCCGTCAATCGCGTCTGGCGGTGGCACTTTGGTACGGGTCTGGTCCCTTCGACCGATAACTTCGGCAAGCTGGGCGAAGCGCCGACGCATCCGCAACTGCTCGACTGGTTGGCCGCTCAGTTCGTGGCCGATGGTTGGTCGCTGAAGAAGCTGCACCGCCAGATCATGCTCAGTGATACCTATCAGCGAAGCAGCCGCGTGAATGCGGATAACGCGGCGATCGATCCCGAGAATCACGGCTATTGGCGGGCCAACGTGCAGCGACTGGAAGCCGAAGCCCTGCGCGATTCGCTGCTGCAGGTCAGTGGGCAACTCGATCCGACGCAGGGAACCAGCATGCTGACGGTCGACAAGTGGAAGCTGGTGTTCGATCACACGTCGAAGGACGACACGAGCTATGACTCAAAGCGGCGTTCGATCTACTTGCCGGTGATTCGGAACAATCTTTACGACGAGTTCGCCCTGTTCGATTTCGCCACGGCCGACACTACGCAGGGAGACCGCGCGACCTCGACGGTGGCTCCCCAGGCCCTGTTCACGCTTAACAGTCCCTTGTTTTTGGATGCCGCCGAAGCGCTTGCCGATCGGCTGCACAAGCAGGTGCCTGGCGATGATCGCATGCGGGTCGACCTGTTGTATCAGCTGACCCTTTCACGGCGGCCGCACGATCGCGAGGTGACGCGGCTGCTTTCTACGGTCGACCAGTTGGAAGTTGCCCTGCAGGGGCAGATGGATGCTGGCCAAGCGAAGCAGCAGGCATGGGCCGCGGCGTGTCAGTGCGTGCTGGCCTCAAACGAATTTATGTACGTGCAATAG
- a CDS encoding DUF1501 domain-containing protein, translating to MNDQSTSTMTRRCLLKNSAVGFGYLALSALLQEDARQAMGAPAAELAHFPARAKRVIFLFMKGGPSHVDTFDYKPQLQKDDGKPLPFDKPRVQFAPTGNLLASPWKFRQYGESGMYVSELFPHVAQHVDEMCFLHSVHGTNPSHGGALLKLHTGSDNFIRPSMGAWVNYGLGSENDNLPGFVTICPTFAHGGAKNWGSAFLPAEYQGIPLGVASQPSTAASVKYIDNPRWTRDVQRVQLDLMNAMNREHMAHAQSELSLEARIQSFELAYRMQSKMPEAQDLSQETADTLEMYGLNDPVTQDFGRQCLLARRFAERGVRFIQVTHSDTKVQWDQHGDLKAGHTKNAAEVDRPIGALLADLKRRGLLEDTLVLWGGEFGRTPTCQGSGANGRDHNPEGFTMWMAGGGVKAGYRHGATDQYGYYAQENKMHVHDLHATLLHLLGLDHERLTYRHAGRDFRLTDVHGLVHREILA from the coding sequence ATGAACGACCAATCGACATCGACGATGACCCGCCGCTGTTTGCTGAAGAACTCGGCGGTCGGCTTCGGCTACCTGGCCTTGTCGGCGCTGTTGCAAGAAGATGCTCGGCAAGCGATGGGGGCTCCGGCAGCGGAACTGGCCCACTTCCCTGCCCGGGCCAAGCGGGTCATTTTTCTGTTCATGAAGGGGGGGCCGTCGCACGTCGATACGTTCGACTACAAGCCGCAACTGCAAAAGGATGACGGCAAGCCCCTGCCCTTCGACAAGCCGCGGGTGCAGTTCGCACCGACGGGCAATTTGCTCGCGTCGCCGTGGAAGTTTCGCCAGTATGGCGAGAGCGGCATGTACGTGAGCGAGCTTTTCCCCCACGTCGCGCAGCACGTCGATGAAATGTGCTTTCTGCATTCGGTGCACGGAACCAATCCGTCGCACGGCGGGGCGCTCTTGAAGCTGCACACCGGTAGCGACAACTTCATTCGCCCCAGCATGGGAGCGTGGGTGAACTATGGCCTGGGGAGCGAGAACGACAACCTGCCAGGGTTCGTGACCATTTGTCCCACGTTTGCCCACGGCGGCGCGAAGAATTGGGGCTCTGCATTCTTGCCGGCCGAGTATCAAGGCATCCCGCTGGGGGTGGCGTCGCAGCCATCGACGGCGGCCAGCGTCAAGTACATCGACAATCCGCGGTGGACCAGGGACGTGCAGCGAGTCCAGCTCGATCTGATGAACGCGATGAACCGCGAGCATATGGCCCACGCGCAGAGTGAGCTGTCGCTGGAAGCCAGGATTCAGTCGTTTGAACTGGCGTATCGGATGCAGTCGAAAATGCCCGAGGCGCAAGATCTTTCGCAGGAAACGGCTGACACGCTCGAGATGTACGGGCTCAACGATCCGGTGACGCAGGACTTCGGACGGCAGTGCCTGCTGGCCCGGCGTTTCGCTGAACGGGGCGTGCGGTTCATCCAGGTTACCCACAGCGATACGAAGGTGCAGTGGGATCAGCATGGCGATCTGAAAGCAGGCCACACGAAGAATGCCGCCGAGGTCGATCGTCCGATCGGGGCGCTTTTGGCGGACTTGAAGCGTCGGGGGCTGCTGGAAGATACGCTCGTGCTGTGGGGCGGCGAGTTCGGGCGAACGCCTACCTGTCAGGGAAGTGGAGCCAATGGCCGCGATCACAACCCCGAAGGGTTCACCATGTGGATGGCCGGCGGCGGCGTGAAGGCCGGCTATCGCCACGGGGCGACCGATCAGTACGGCTACTATGCCCAAGAAAACAAAATGCACGTGCATGATCTGCACGCGACTTTGCTGCACCTGTTGGGGCTCGATCACGAGCGACTGACCTATCGTCACGCCGGTCGTGATTTTCGTTTAACGGATGTCCACGGACTTGTTCACCGTGAGATTCTGGCCTGA
- a CDS encoding SPFH domain-containing protein: MKRDFTWSELLCWRLIGLVCLVGFAVEVDLLIEHYLWPIAANELAVRQMESPAWSQALQTLTALHASLPMTLLSLVLMSAVVLIGPLLWARHEAPTPSQAAGRSRSSKRSLLALAGVFVLVATSTGCRPFDTPEFEEIDTSETGFLIPLEGATDKQVAFESESYLAERKVAAKRVQVPHRWVQTGRMYNMGQWMDTVRLIKVDRSPVTREWTADSSSGTKTANEAIWIESKDSVGFSVGFNCTAFIEEDDTARFLYMYRSRSLADMMDSEVRARIQSVAAETAAKYDLDELRSRKQEMVDDVRKDVIAFFKERGITVTTIGMFGGFTYQNPKIQEAIDETFVAQQKKVINMALFDAQQKENERIELEAEGQANMARTIAEGEADAIMKIAQATREAQSDPLFVQLKQFEVERDRIEKWNGEYPSYLLQMDSGSQSPSLMLQLPAQTASVLGPPSN, translated from the coding sequence ATGAAACGTGATTTTACTTGGAGTGAGTTGCTCTGCTGGCGGCTGATTGGTCTGGTATGTCTGGTGGGATTCGCCGTAGAGGTCGACCTTCTCATCGAACATTACCTGTGGCCGATCGCCGCCAATGAGTTGGCCGTGCGGCAGATGGAGTCGCCTGCGTGGTCGCAAGCGCTGCAAACGCTGACCGCGCTGCACGCGTCCCTTCCCATGACTTTGTTGAGCCTGGTGTTGATGTCCGCCGTGGTCCTGATTGGCCCGCTGCTATGGGCTCGCCACGAAGCGCCCACCCCGTCTCAAGCAGCCGGCAGGTCGAGAAGCTCGAAGCGAAGCCTGTTGGCGTTGGCCGGTGTGTTTGTGCTTGTGGCGACGTCGACTGGATGCCGTCCGTTCGATACGCCTGAATTCGAGGAGATCGACACCTCGGAAACAGGCTTCCTGATTCCGCTGGAAGGCGCCACCGACAAGCAGGTTGCCTTCGAGTCGGAAAGCTACCTGGCCGAACGGAAGGTGGCTGCCAAGCGCGTTCAGGTCCCCCATCGCTGGGTTCAGACCGGCCGCATGTACAACATGGGCCAGTGGATGGACACGGTCCGCCTGATCAAGGTCGATCGGTCCCCCGTGACGCGTGAGTGGACTGCCGACTCTTCCAGCGGTACCAAGACCGCCAACGAAGCGATCTGGATCGAAAGCAAAGACTCGGTCGGCTTTTCGGTTGGCTTCAACTGCACGGCGTTCATTGAAGAAGACGACACCGCTCGCTTTCTGTACATGTATCGCAGCCGGTCGTTGGCCGACATGATGGACTCGGAAGTGCGTGCCCGTATTCAGTCGGTGGCCGCCGAGACGGCCGCCAAGTACGACCTGGACGAACTCCGTTCGCGCAAGCAGGAAATGGTCGACGACGTACGTAAGGACGTGATCGCGTTCTTCAAAGAGCGCGGCATCACCGTCACGACGATCGGCATGTTCGGCGGCTTCACCTACCAGAACCCCAAGATTCAGGAAGCGATCGACGAAACGTTCGTGGCGCAGCAGAAAAAGGTGATCAACATGGCCCTCTTCGATGCCCAGCAGAAGGAGAATGAACGCATCGAACTGGAGGCCGAAGGGCAGGCCAATATGGCCCGTACGATCGCTGAAGGTGAAGCCGATGCGATCATGAAAATCGCCCAGGCAACTCGCGAGGCCCAATCCGATCCGCTGTTCGTACAGCTCAAGCAGTTTGAAGTCGAACGTGACCGGATCGAGAAATGGAACGGCGAGTACCCGAGCTATCTGCTGCAGATGGATTCCGGCAGCCAATCGCCGAGCCTGATGCTGCAATTGCCGGCCCAAACGGCCAGCGTCCTGGGTCCACCAAGCAACTAA
- a CDS encoding sigma-54-dependent transcriptional regulator — protein MQFSRLTIYGLDQDALDDLRSAFRDAAPKSEVRVVHEEKHLLGEVRGGADDSLFIIHGPQASSPLIGAMRQLDPTTLVVIAADQGSVETAASAIAMGANDFLVRGPQLAARVATLLGKMGYLLEVLHEARSLDAQNTQLQKVLQFRGQIIGNSPQIHAIVERVQLVAQVPRPVLIVGERGTGKEVIARAIHQAQDEHARPMVTVNCAAFTTALLESELFGHEKGAFTGADETRDGKFGLAHGGTLFLDEIGHMSLPFQRKILRVVEYGTYNRVGGHTELRTSARIIAATNVDLRQRIREGEFLSDLYDRLAFEVIEVPTLRDREGDIEVLAQHFLDQFAQEIPRFAGKQLSKSAINVLRRYRFPGNVRELKNIIERAAYRDTTDEITPEDIGMLSNGPADIAGTGFKQRLDNFCRLMLSEAMNQCGNNQAAAARQLGLSYHQFRYYYAKYLGEESES, from the coding sequence ATGCAATTCTCGCGGCTGACAATCTACGGTTTGGATCAAGACGCACTGGACGACTTACGTTCGGCGTTTCGTGACGCTGCGCCTAAGTCCGAGGTGCGTGTCGTCCATGAAGAGAAGCATCTGCTTGGCGAGGTGCGCGGCGGGGCCGACGACAGCTTGTTTATCATTCACGGCCCGCAGGCGAGTTCCCCATTGATCGGGGCGATGCGTCAGTTAGATCCGACGACGCTCGTGGTGATTGCCGCCGATCAGGGGAGCGTCGAAACGGCCGCCTCGGCGATTGCCATGGGAGCGAACGACTTTCTCGTTCGCGGTCCGCAGCTGGCGGCTCGGGTCGCGACGCTGCTGGGGAAGATGGGCTATCTGCTGGAAGTGCTGCACGAAGCGCGGTCGCTCGATGCCCAGAACACGCAGCTGCAAAAGGTTCTTCAGTTTCGCGGGCAGATCATCGGCAACTCGCCGCAAATCCACGCGATCGTCGAGCGCGTGCAGCTGGTGGCTCAGGTGCCGCGGCCCGTGTTGATCGTCGGCGAGCGCGGTACCGGCAAGGAGGTCATTGCCCGGGCGATTCACCAGGCCCAGGACGAACATGCCCGGCCGATGGTGACGGTCAACTGCGCGGCGTTCACGACGGCCCTGCTCGAGAGTGAACTGTTCGGTCACGAAAAGGGAGCTTTCACCGGCGCCGACGAAACCCGCGACGGCAAGTTCGGTCTTGCCCATGGTGGCACCCTGTTTTTGGACGAGATCGGCCATATGTCGTTGCCGTTTCAGCGGAAGATTTTGCGCGTGGTCGAGTACGGCACCTATAATCGTGTGGGTGGCCATACGGAACTGCGAACGTCGGCTCGGATCATCGCCGCGACGAATGTCGACTTACGGCAGCGGATTCGAGAAGGAGAATTCCTGAGCGATCTTTATGATCGGCTGGCGTTCGAGGTGATCGAGGTGCCGACGCTGCGGGACCGCGAGGGAGACATTGAGGTCCTCGCGCAACACTTCCTCGATCAGTTCGCCCAGGAGATTCCCCGCTTCGCTGGCAAGCAGCTCTCGAAGTCGGCAATCAACGTTTTGCGGCGGTATCGATTTCCCGGCAATGTCCGCGAGCTGAAGAACATCATCGAGCGGGCCGCCTATCGCGACACGACCGACGAGATCACGCCGGAAGACATCGGCATGCTTTCCAACGGCCCGGCGGATATCGCCGGGACCGGCTTCAAGCAGCGGTTGGACAACTTCTGCCGCTTGATGCTCAGCGAAGCGATGAACCAGTGCGGCAACAACCAGGCCGCCGCGGCCCGGCAACTGGGGCTGAGTTATCACCAGTTTCGTTATTACTACGCGAAGTACCTGGGGGAAGAATCGGAGTCATGA
- a CDS encoding amidohydrolase family protein, with translation MGGDEGLPTRRRSSPASGAVLMDLTAIPALDQHAHNLLKPEVACRKPFRAAFTEGYDPDVIAHHAQHTLFFRRSMREIAQLIGCEPNEAAVLARREELGLEQLTTKCFEAANLEGVLIDDGLLPDEILPLDWHRTFVPVHRLLRLETLAEELVGDAESFDDFLARFRAAIDPPPAEVVGLKSIVAYRSGLDVRPTSFDDARAKFAAWKGTGPSRHPRLVDKTLLDFLLLQALEVAARHRLPIQLHTGFGDPDLDLRLANPLHLRPLLEDRRYRGAPVVLLHASYPFTREAGFLASVYPHVYLDVGLAVPLLSVSGMERAMRELLELAPQSKLMYSSDAHFIPELYFLAAKWGRTVLAKVLDEAVRDTDLTAAEADKAAEAVLRGNALTLYRLDDC, from the coding sequence GTGGGAGGCGATGAAGGACTACCAACTCGACGACGAAGTTCGCCTGCTTCTGGAGCGGTATTGATGGACCTGACGGCGATCCCGGCTCTTGACCAGCACGCCCACAACCTCCTTAAGCCTGAGGTGGCGTGCCGAAAGCCGTTCCGGGCAGCCTTCACTGAAGGTTACGATCCCGACGTCATCGCCCACCATGCCCAGCACACGCTCTTCTTCCGCCGTAGCATGCGCGAGATCGCCCAACTGATCGGCTGCGAACCCAACGAAGCAGCCGTTTTAGCCCGGCGGGAAGAGTTGGGGTTAGAGCAGTTGACGACGAAGTGCTTTGAGGCGGCGAACCTGGAGGGAGTCCTGATCGACGACGGATTGCTGCCCGACGAGATCCTGCCGCTGGATTGGCACCGAACGTTCGTGCCGGTCCATCGCCTGCTTCGCCTGGAAACCCTGGCAGAAGAGCTCGTCGGCGATGCCGAGTCGTTCGATGACTTCCTCGCCCGGTTCCGGGCAGCCATCGACCCACCGCCTGCGGAAGTGGTGGGCCTGAAGAGCATCGTTGCCTACCGCAGCGGACTCGACGTTCGCCCGACCTCCTTCGACGACGCGCGGGCGAAGTTCGCTGCCTGGAAGGGGACCGGTCCGTCCCGTCATCCTCGACTGGTCGACAAGACGCTCCTCGACTTTTTATTGTTGCAGGCGTTGGAAGTCGCCGCCCGCCACAGGTTGCCGATCCAGCTGCACACAGGCTTCGGCGATCCCGATCTCGATCTGCGACTGGCTAACCCGCTGCACTTGCGTCCGCTGCTGGAGGACCGCCGATACCGCGGCGCGCCGGTCGTGCTCCTGCATGCGTCGTACCCCTTCACGCGCGAGGCAGGCTTCCTCGCTTCGGTCTACCCCCATGTCTACCTTGACGTGGGCCTGGCGGTGCCGCTGCTGAGCGTGTCAGGCATGGAGCGTGCCATGCGGGAACTGCTGGAACTGGCTCCGCAGAGCAAGCTGATGTACTCGTCGGATGCCCACTTTATTCCGGAGCTATATTTTCTCGCGGCAAAGTGGGGAAGAACCGTACTCGCGAAGGTCCTCGACGAGGCGGTTCGCGACACCGATCTCACCGCGGCGGAAGCAGATAAGGCAGCCGAAGCCGTGCTACGCGGCAACGCCCTAACTTTGTATCGCCTGGACGACTGTTGA